The DNA window CGACACTGTCGGCTATCCTCCAAAGATTGTTCTTCGTATACACTTTGCCCCGGACGATTCACGGAGAGGCGATCCAGGTGGCTGAAGATCTGCGGGACAAGCTCGGCGCTCAACACCTGCCGCTACGCGACCAGGTCCTCGCCGCCCTGCGGACCGCCATCATCGACGGCGACTACCTGCCCGGAGAGCGGCTGACCGAGGACCGGCTGGCCGAAGACTTCGGCGTCTCCCGCAACCCGGTCCGCGAGGCGCTGCGCGTCGCGGAGGCCGAGGGCTTCGTCGTGATCCTCCCCCGCCGCGGTGCGGTCGTCGCCTCCCCGAGCAGCGGCACCATCTCGGACATGTTCGTCGTCCGCGAGCGCCTGGAGGCACTGGCCGCCCGGCTGGCGGCCGAGCGGGCGACCGCGGCGGACGTGGCCGCCCTGCGCATGCTGCTGGAGCAGGGCCGAGAGGCGACGGAGCGGCGGGACCTGCGCCGGGTCGCCGAGTTGAACAGCGCCCTGCACCTGCGGATCCTCCAGATCAGCGGTAATCCCTGGCTGTCGTCGATCGCCAAGGCGCTGTACCTCCATGTCCAGTGGGTCTTTCGGCTGGGGGCCGCCGAACGCGCACCACACTCGTGGGCCGAGCACATCCAGT is part of the Micromonospora cremea genome and encodes:
- a CDS encoding GntR family transcriptional regulator; the protein is MAEDLRDKLGAQHLPLRDQVLAALRTAIIDGDYLPGERLTEDRLAEDFGVSRNPVREALRVAEAEGFVVILPRRGAVVASPSSGTISDMFVVRERLEALAARLAAERATAADVAALRMLLEQGREATERRDLRRVAELNSALHLRILQISGNPWLSSIAKALYLHVQWVFRLGAAERAPHSWAEHIQLVDAIESGDGDRAERAALAHLDAASAAAYENAEGGYGAR